CACCCCAGGTCCGCTTCGTCACGACGATGTCGCCTTGTTGCCGGTCCAGTTCGGGGATGAGGTCGGTCCAGCCTTCGGGAAACGGCATGCTGGGGCGTGGCTGCTCCGTGCGGCCGGGTGCGCCGCCGGCGACGTTGACGAGCACCACCGGCAGGCCGCGTCGGCGAAACGCATCGGCCAGCGCGCGAGCGCGTTCCACGACCTCGTCGATGGGATGCACGGAGGGCAGGCCGACGATGCCCTTCTGCAGGTCGATGACGATGAGCGCGGTCTTCGGGTCGAGGGTCGTGACGGTCATGGGCGGGCCTTTGCTAGGAGTCGAAGAGGCGTTTGAGGAGCTTCACGGCGCCAGCGAGCTGGCGTTGTTCCCGCGCGGTCAGCCGCGCCTGCAGGGCGCGAAGCAGCCAGTCCTGCCGCGCCGCCCGCGCCGCGCTCACCCATTCACGGAAATGATCGGTGAGCGAGAGGATGGTCTGGCGCCCGTCCGAGGGATCGGGCGCGCCCGCCACATAGCCGGCGGTCTCCAGGGCGGCGATGATCGCGCCCATCGATTGCGGCCGCATGCCTTCCGCCCGCGCCAGCGCGCTCGCCGTCGCGGGGCCGTCGCGCTCCAGCCGCAGGAGCACGGATTTTTGCGCCGAGGTCAGGTCGGCTTCGTCGGCCTGCTCGCGCAAACGCCGCCTGAGCGCGCCGATCACGATGCGGAGCTCCGCGGCGAGGGCGGCGGCTTCCGTGCCTTCGGGTTCGGCCAATTCCGGCTTCATCCGACCAGTCTGGCATATATGAAGGTAAACTACAAAGTCTTCCTACATATTCCGGACGGTGAACGCTATTCCTCCATCGCCCAGGAGCGCATGCGCGCGCTTCTCTGGCCGCGCAGGCCGTAATGGTCGGCCAAGCGATCGAGCGCGATCGCCAGCACCACGCGCGCCGACCGGCTCGGCCAGGCATTGGCGCGCTCGGCCTCTTCCAGCCCGCGCAGGTGGCAGCAGATGTCGAACAGAAGATCCGACAGCCCCGGCCCCACCGCGCGCATGGCGAGGGCGAAGCGCTGCTTCGCCGCCACCACCATGTCGGTGAACTCGGCCTCGTTCTTCTGGCCGCGCTTGCCCATCGCCACCGCCGCGGAATAGTCGACGCCGAGGCGCGGCATGAGCTGGGCCAGCGTGAAGTCGCGCCGCAGCTTCTCG
Above is a window of Rhizomicrobium sp. DNA encoding:
- a CDS encoding isochorismatase family protein — encoded protein: MTVTTLDPKTALIVIDLQKGIVGLPSVHPIDEVVERARALADAFRRRGLPVVLVNVAGGAPGRTEQPRPSMPFPEGWTDLIPELDRQQGDIVVTKRTWGAFASTDLEQRLKALGVTQVVIVGVATATGVEATARQAYEQGFNVTLAVDAMTDRRREAHDYSIAQVFPRLGETGTTREIIDLLGKRSG
- a CDS encoding MarR family transcriptional regulator, with the protein product MKPELAEPEGTEAAALAAELRIVIGALRRRLREQADEADLTSAQKSVLLRLERDGPATASALARAEGMRPQSMGAIIAALETAGYVAGAPDPSDGRQTILSLTDHFREWVSAARAARQDWLLRALQARLTAREQRQLAGAVKLLKRLFDS